The Herpetosiphonaceae bacterium genome window below encodes:
- a CDS encoding peptidase MA family metallohydrolase: protein MRIDNSINPRRCSLILMGLILALIVCGTRGARAQVAEWQEQRTANFAILFPGGSEAEAAQYAQFVDGVYDEVSAVFSYRTPPPVILRIYPTMELYEKVNPLAASIPGVVAHAHTGRREISIALPQTADQSQEQIINNVRHELTHIIAADLSGDKLTTAFQEGIAQYLEHPSSELDVKMQLMQQVIDADRVLSWRELNQPGTAYANPQISYPQSYTMVAFLIQRDGFATFRRFIEASKTSSGYRSALETAYGVSPDQLEKEWLAQLEAFVAGEYRNRAIGAFDLSQAEALIARGEYEAAIKALELGLNTLQDSGPADLAERARQLLRHATNGQRATKLAADARSALERSEYAAAKSAADEGRRLFAGLGQPEQMKVMEEYSTIADEGLAAQREMTVASGELQTLHINAARNRLAAAYQTFTRLGDESGAASAESALLTIQRTETAVAVGLVILGALVLGWNIHRRVNERDHALPFG, encoded by the coding sequence ATGAGGATAGACAATTCGATCAACCCACGGCGATGCAGCCTCATCCTGATGGGGCTGATCCTGGCGCTGATCGTCTGCGGGACCCGTGGCGCTCGTGCGCAGGTCGCGGAGTGGCAGGAGCAGCGCACCGCGAACTTTGCGATCCTCTTTCCCGGTGGCTCGGAGGCCGAGGCCGCGCAGTACGCGCAGTTCGTCGACGGCGTGTACGACGAGGTCAGCGCTGTCTTTAGCTACCGCACGCCGCCGCCGGTGATCCTGCGCATCTATCCGACCATGGAGCTGTACGAGAAGGTCAATCCGCTCGCGGCCAGCATCCCCGGCGTGGTGGCGCACGCCCACACCGGCAGGCGCGAGATCAGCATCGCGCTGCCGCAGACCGCCGATCAGTCGCAGGAGCAGATCATCAACAACGTGCGCCATGAGCTGACCCATATCATCGCCGCCGATCTGTCGGGCGACAAGCTGACCACCGCGTTTCAAGAGGGCATCGCCCAGTATCTTGAGCATCCGTCGTCGGAGCTGGACGTCAAGATGCAGTTGATGCAGCAGGTGATCGACGCCGACCGCGTGCTCTCCTGGCGCGAGCTGAACCAGCCGGGCACGGCCTACGCCAATCCGCAGATCAGCTACCCACAGAGCTACACAATGGTCGCGTTCTTGATCCAGCGCGACGGCTTTGCGACGTTTCGCAGGTTCATCGAGGCCAGCAAGACCAGCAGCGGCTACCGCAGCGCGCTCGAAACCGCCTACGGCGTCAGCCCGGATCAGCTTGAAAAAGAGTGGCTGGCGCAGCTTGAAGCGTTTGTGGCCGGGGAGTATCGAAACCGGGCGATCGGCGCGTTTGATCTATCACAGGCCGAGGCGCTGATCGCGCGCGGCGAGTACGAGGCCGCGATCAAGGCGCTGGAGCTTGGGCTGAATACGCTGCAAGACAGCGGCCCCGCCGATCTGGCCGAGCGTGCCAGGCAACTGCTTCGGCACGCGACGAACGGCCAGCGCGCGACGAAGCTGGCGGCAGATGCGCGGTCGGCCCTTGAGCGCAGCGAGTATGCCGCCGCCAAGAGCGCCGCCGACGAAGGGCGCAGGCTCTTCGCCGGGCTGGGACAGCCGGAGCAGATGAAGGTGATGGAGGAGTACAGCACGATCGCCGACGAAGGGCTGGCGGCGCAGCGCGAGATGACGGTTGCCAGCGGTGAGCTGCAAACGCTGCACATCAACGCGGCGCGCAACCGTCTTGCCGCCGCCTACCAGACCTTCACGCGGCTTGGCGATGAGTCGGGGGCGGCCTCGGCGGAGTCGGCGCTGCTGACGATCCAGCGCACCGAGACGGCGGTCGCCGTCGGGCTGGTAATCCTGGGCGCGCTCGTGCTGGGCTGGAACATCCACCGGCGCGTCAACGAGCGGGATCACGCCTTACCCTTTGGCTAG
- a CDS encoding DUF58 domain-containing protein: MWWKTTFRRTSSRRPQARRATVLDEAFLRRLERLSINASRSLRGGLSGAHPSKRRLPAPTFSDHRPYSASDDLRYVDWHAYARQEHLFVKLGETEQDVPVHVLLDRSASMDYGDGDAHKLHYGRLLLAALGYLALANGDRLTATTFDSTAAPAFGPVQSKSHALSLLRYADTIRIGKESRIGPVVQGYTRPRSGGLLVLISDLWAVGDIEQVLRMAQPPRWQLLVLHLLHADELQPPLSGEIELEDSEYGERLSISADVATLDRYQARLNQWCGALETACQRRGASYTRISTDMPVERATIPYLRARQVIG; the protein is encoded by the coding sequence ATGTGGTGGAAGACTACTTTTCGCCGAACCAGTAGCCGCAGGCCGCAGGCACGCCGAGCGACCGTCCTCGACGAGGCGTTTTTGCGCCGTCTGGAGCGGCTGTCGATCAATGCCAGCCGCTCGCTGCGCGGTGGCCTGAGCGGCGCGCATCCCAGCAAGCGCCGTCTGCCCGCGCCCACGTTCAGCGACCATCGGCCCTACTCGGCCAGCGACGATCTGCGCTACGTCGACTGGCACGCCTACGCCCGGCAGGAGCATCTCTTCGTCAAGCTGGGCGAAACCGAGCAGGATGTGCCGGTGCATGTGCTGCTGGATCGCAGCGCCTCGATGGACTACGGCGACGGCGATGCCCACAAGCTGCACTATGGTCGCTTGCTGCTGGCGGCGCTCGGCTACCTGGCGCTGGCGAACGGCGATCGTCTGACCGCGACGACATTCGATAGCACTGCCGCGCCCGCGTTCGGCCCCGTCCAGAGCAAGTCGCACGCGCTGTCGCTGCTGCGCTACGCCGACACGATCCGGATCGGCAAGGAAAGCCGGATCGGGCCGGTCGTGCAGGGCTACACCCGACCGCGCTCAGGTGGTCTGCTGGTGCTGATCTCGGACCTGTGGGCGGTCGGCGACATCGAGCAGGTCTTGCGCATGGCGCAGCCGCCGCGCTGGCAACTGCTGGTGCTGCATCTGCTGCACGCCGACGAGCTCCAGCCGCCGCTGAGCGGCGAGATCGAGCTGGAAGATAGCGAGTACGGCGAGCGGCTGTCGATCAGCGCCGATGTGGCGACGCTCGACCGCTACCAGGCGCGGCTGAACCAGTGGTGCGGCGCGCTGGAGACGGCCTGCCAGCGGCGCGGCGCAAGCTATACGCGCATCAGCACCGATATGCCCGTGGAGCGCGCGACGATCCCGTATCTGCGCGCCCGCCAGGTGATCGGCTAA
- a CDS encoding VWA domain-containing protein, which produces MTFLLPLGLLALLTLPIIALLHLIQQRRERRRVPSLQIWRDLQRQTVQHKPRRLPLTLLLLLHLLLAMLLAVALGQPLLEAARGEATHTVIVLDTSTSMAATDESPSRLEAAKAEARRLIASPGRGDSAAVIELSAQPRIVGQSTGNDTSTLLRQLDRMRAGGPDGDLARALNLAQATAQPEAALQIVILTDRALRAAETPTVAGEVRWQIVGADGDNVAIVAFAGRPLRSGQQQLYARVANLGTVPIARTLYLNLDGSRAATEPMRLQPGAEAEWSWPLPAGTTRAEASLSGEDLQPLDDRAAVVVGGNARSDVVLVTTASETTALERALRAQRGLDVRRVSPADYRASADAALVVFDNYLPTTFPAAPVLIVTPPRGQTVVPVTKELGDLTATVINDQRFAAIDFRPVRFQRVVQVETPAWANVAVANGSTPLVLTGQYNNHPIAIWTFDPSASNITNRLAFPLLTAATTRALLPQANDRLLVGTAAPFALRSEDGVSVAAGERLTQPGIYQAQNGTGAVAVNALDADEADLRSRPEPTVNTVSRPVATDDQAELVGRELWKPLVIAGLVVLLFEWLYSNRDSLRRGRALRGKRADT; this is translated from the coding sequence ATGACTTTTCTCTTACCGCTTGGACTACTTGCGCTGCTGACGCTGCCGATCATCGCGCTGCTGCACCTGATCCAGCAGCGCCGTGAGCGCCGCCGCGTGCCCTCGTTGCAGATCTGGCGCGATCTTCAGCGTCAGACCGTTCAGCACAAACCGCGACGGCTGCCGCTGACGCTGCTGCTGCTGCTGCATCTGCTCCTGGCGATGTTGCTGGCCGTGGCGCTTGGGCAACCGCTGCTTGAGGCCGCGCGCGGCGAGGCGACGCACACCGTGATCGTGCTGGACACGTCGACCAGCATGGCGGCGACGGATGAGAGTCCCAGCCGTCTGGAAGCGGCCAAAGCCGAGGCGCGCAGGCTGATCGCCAGTCCGGGCCGTGGCGATAGCGCCGCTGTGATCGAGCTAAGCGCGCAGCCGCGCATCGTCGGCCAGAGCACCGGCAACGATACCAGCACGCTTCTACGCCAGCTCGATCGGATGCGGGCCGGAGGGCCGGACGGCGATCTCGCTCGCGCGCTCAACCTTGCTCAGGCGACGGCGCAGCCGGAGGCAGCGCTTCAGATCGTGATTCTGACCGATCGCGCGCTGCGAGCCGCAGAGACGCCAACCGTTGCCGGAGAGGTGCGCTGGCAGATCGTTGGCGCTGACGGCGACAATGTCGCGATCGTCGCGTTTGCGGGGCGACCGCTGCGCAGCGGGCAGCAGCAGTTGTACGCGCGCGTGGCGAACCTGGGCACGGTCCCGATCGCCCGCACGCTCTACCTCAACCTGGACGGCAGCCGCGCCGCGACGGAGCCGATGCGTCTGCAACCGGGCGCTGAGGCCGAGTGGAGCTGGCCGCTTCCGGCGGGCACGACCCGCGCCGAGGCCAGTCTATCGGGCGAGGATCTTCAGCCGCTCGACGATCGCGCCGCCGTGGTTGTCGGTGGCAACGCGCGCTCCGATGTTGTGCTGGTGACGACCGCCAGCGAGACAACCGCGCTTGAGCGGGCGCTGCGGGCACAGCGCGGCCTTGATGTTCGTCGCGTCTCGCCCGCCGATTACCGCGCCAGCGCCGACGCCGCCCTGGTGGTCTTCGACAACTATCTCCCGACGACGTTTCCAGCGGCACCCGTGCTGATCGTCACACCACCGCGCGGCCAGACGGTTGTGCCTGTCACCAAAGAGCTTGGCGATCTGACCGCAACGGTGATCAACGACCAGCGCTTCGCGGCGATCGATTTCAGGCCGGTACGCTTTCAGCGCGTCGTCCAGGTGGAAACACCAGCTTGGGCCAATGTCGCCGTCGCGAACGGCAGCACACCGCTGGTCTTGACCGGTCAGTATAACAATCATCCGATCGCGATCTGGACCTTCGATCCAAGCGCGTCGAATATCACCAATCGCCTGGCATTTCCTTTGCTCACGGCTGCCACAACACGCGCCCTGCTGCCGCAGGCCAACGATCGGCTGCTGGTTGGCACGGCTGCGCCGTTCGCGCTGCGCAGCGAGGATGGCGTATCCGTCGCGGCGGGCGAGCGGCTGACCCAGCCTGGGATCTACCAGGCCCAGAACGGCACCGGCGCGGTTGCAGTGAACGCGCTCGACGCCGACGAGGCCGATCTCCGCTCGCGTCCGGAGCCGACCGTCAACACCGTCTCGCGGCCCGTGGCAACCGACGACCAGGCCGAGCTGGTCGGTCGTGAGCTATGGAAGCCGCTGGTGATCGCCGGGCTGGTCGTGCTGCTCTTCGAGTGGCTTTACAGTAATCGTGATAGTTTGCGGCGTGGACGCGCGCTACGCGGTAAGCGAGCAGATACATGA
- a CDS encoding glutamine amidotransferase, with protein MIFRTPYWLWLLPLLALLGTWIARRSPMPRLALLLRAAISLLIVGALADPIRPGTTGPAPLLVLVDQSASLTPGVRDEAWQVATRIARERGTARTTVAAIGEDVVIAPDLQQPDVQTEGTDIQAALQLAKGLQPRGGQVLLLSDGAATSPGVDEAAQALREQGITVDVLPLADDAQKDARVAEISLPAGLRAGQNFRGAVTIESTEATTATLVLSFNGQPVSQESITLQAGRTSVPLPGTVPEPGLQRFRAEIKLDDAHAENNTLDTTVLVGPPPRVLVVERRPDSAALLRDMLEQQGVQSEALRPVDVSSRLSDLRRFDAIMLQDIPASALTLDQQSALREYVRSMGHGLLAIGGTNSYSLGGYKGTPLEEVLPVKMETPPRRERQQVALLLIIDRSASMYGATPTTNKLELAKGGAIAATQVLVPNDRVGVLSFDTETEWTVPFTRIGEGLALSEIQDRIAALDFGGGTDIYRALGIGLPQLAEQDAVVRHAVLLTDGRSFTANAAAYDRLIEQAREYGITLSTIAIGDDADKDLLERLADQGGGRYHFAADPRELPQLTLMETEIAREDPRVEGQFQPQPAGAHPIVRGFVPRQFPNLEGYVAVTPKPEAETVLQSPQEDPILTAWQYGLGRALAWTSDTGEAWGGEWQRWDESPLLWTQMLAYTFPDPSQGPLTVRVERGDKTPTIVAEARNDDGTPLDLADVGARVEAPDGGESTIRLKQVAPGQYQAPLPAAEDGAYTVGVALRKNDQQLEASAGWSRPYSAEFALQPNRALLERVATISGGRVLQTADEAAEAVKAEAARPTQAFWPWLVGAALLLWPFEIAIRRGWLRRRRSWAA; from the coding sequence ATGATCTTTCGTACTCCCTACTGGCTTTGGCTGTTGCCGCTGCTGGCGCTGCTGGGCACGTGGATCGCCCGTCGCAGCCCGATGCCGCGCTTGGCGCTGCTCCTGCGCGCGGCGATCAGCCTGCTGATCGTCGGCGCGCTGGCCGATCCGATCCGGCCTGGCACGACGGGTCCGGCGCCGCTGCTGGTGCTGGTCGATCAGTCGGCCAGCCTGACGCCCGGCGTGCGCGATGAGGCCTGGCAGGTAGCGACGCGGATCGCTCGTGAGCGCGGCACGGCCCGCACCACTGTGGCGGCGATCGGCGAGGATGTGGTGATCGCGCCCGACTTGCAGCAGCCGGATGTTCAAACCGAAGGCACCGATATTCAGGCGGCGCTCCAGCTTGCCAAAGGCTTGCAGCCCAGGGGCGGGCAGGTGCTTCTGCTGTCGGATGGCGCGGCGACCTCGCCCGGCGTGGACGAGGCGGCGCAGGCGCTACGCGAGCAGGGTATTACCGTGGATGTGCTGCCGCTGGCCGACGACGCGCAGAAAGACGCGCGCGTCGCGGAGATCTCGCTTCCGGCGGGCCTGCGCGCCGGGCAGAATTTCCGGGGCGCGGTGACGATCGAAAGCACCGAGGCGACGACCGCCACGCTCGTGCTCTCGTTCAACGGCCAGCCCGTGAGCCAGGAGAGTATCACGCTTCAGGCCGGACGGACCTCGGTTCCGCTGCCGGGCACGGTGCCGGAGCCAGGATTGCAGCGCTTCCGCGCCGAGATTAAGCTGGATGATGCCCACGCCGAGAACAATACGCTGGATACCACCGTGCTGGTCGGCCCGCCGCCCAGGGTGCTCGTCGTGGAGCGCCGCCCCGACAGCGCGGCCCTGCTCCGCGATATGCTTGAGCAGCAGGGCGTGCAGAGCGAGGCGCTGCGGCCCGTGGACGTGTCCAGCCGACTCTCGGATCTGCGCCGCTTCGACGCGATCATGTTGCAGGACATTCCCGCCAGCGCGCTCACGCTCGATCAACAATCGGCGCTGCGCGAGTACGTACGCAGCATGGGCCACGGCCTGCTGGCGATCGGCGGCACCAACAGCTACTCGCTGGGCGGCTACAAAGGTACGCCGCTCGAAGAGGTGCTCCCGGTCAAGATGGAAACGCCGCCTCGTCGCGAGCGGCAGCAGGTTGCGCTGCTGCTGATCATCGATCGCTCGGCGAGTATGTACGGCGCGACGCCGACGACCAACAAGCTGGAGCTGGCGAAGGGCGGGGCGATTGCGGCAACTCAGGTGCTCGTGCCCAACGATCGTGTCGGCGTGCTGAGCTTCGATACCGAGACGGAGTGGACGGTGCCCTTTACTCGCATCGGCGAGGGCCTGGCGCTGAGCGAGATTCAAGACCGTATCGCGGCGCTGGATTTCGGCGGCGGCACCGACATCTACCGGGCGCTCGGCATCGGCCTGCCGCAGCTTGCGGAACAGGACGCGGTGGTACGCCACGCGGTGCTGCTGACCGACGGACGCTCATTTACCGCCAACGCTGCGGCATATGATCGCTTGATCGAGCAGGCCCGGGAGTACGGCATTACCCTCTCGACGATCGCGATCGGCGACGATGCCGACAAAGATCTGCTGGAGCGCCTGGCCGATCAGGGCGGCGGGCGCTACCACTTCGCCGCCGACCCGCGCGAGCTGCCGCAGCTGACGCTGATGGAGACTGAGATCGCCCGTGAAGATCCGCGCGTCGAGGGCCAGTTTCAGCCCCAACCGGCGGGCGCGCATCCGATCGTGCGCGGGTTTGTGCCGCGTCAGTTTCCCAATCTGGAAGGCTATGTCGCGGTGACGCCCAAGCCCGAAGCGGAGACGGTGCTGCAATCGCCGCAAGAGGACCCGATCCTGACGGCCTGGCAGTACGGCCTGGGCCGCGCGCTCGCCTGGACCTCCGATACCGGCGAGGCGTGGGGCGGTGAGTGGCAGCGCTGGGACGAGAGTCCGCTGCTCTGGACGCAAATGCTGGCCTACACCTTCCCCGATCCGAGTCAGGGACCGCTGACGGTGCGCGTCGAGCGCGGCGATAAAACGCCGACGATCGTTGCCGAGGCGCGCAACGACGACGGCACGCCGCTCGATCTGGCCGATGTCGGCGCGCGCGTGGAAGCGCCCGACGGCGGCGAGTCGACGATCCGGCTCAAGCAAGTTGCGCCGGGACAGTACCAGGCACCGCTGCCCGCCGCAGAGGACGGCGCGTACACAGTCGGCGTGGCGCTGCGCAAGAACGATCAGCAGCTTGAGGCGAGTGCCGGCTGGTCCAGGCCCTACTCCGCCGAGTTTGCGCTCCAGCCGAACCGCGCGCTGCTTGAGCGCGTGGCGACGATCAGTGGCGGACGTGTGCTCCAGACCGCAGACGAGGCTGCCGAGGCCGTCAAAGCGGAGGCGGCCCGTCCGACGCAGGCGTTCTGGCCGTGGCTCGTCGGCGCGGCGCTGCTGCTGTGGCCGTTCGAGATCGCCATCCGACGCGGCTGGCTGCGCCGGAGGCGCTCCTGGGCAGCATAG